From Eubalaena glacialis isolate mEubGla1 chromosome 17, mEubGla1.1.hap2.+ XY, whole genome shotgun sequence, a single genomic window includes:
- the SLC10A5 gene encoding sodium/bile acid cotransporter 5: MIRKLFMVLLLSSVTLGEARKSFLSFLNIERTEMLFFTKTEETVVVRSSYRDKQPNSSYLFVQLEDPKMLQVVNVTKTLSDVTNFTINLVTDEDGETNLTIQLWDSGGRQERLIEEIKNVKVRVLKQRQDSLFQASNLIDRNILMLFLPMILLNKCAFGCKIELQVFQTIWKRPLPIILGAVIQFFLMPFCGFLLTQILALPEAQAFGFVMTCTCPGGGGGYLFALLLEGDVTLAILMTCTSTLLALITMPANSYIYSRMLGLSGTLHIPVSKIMSTLLFILIPISVGIIIKRRLPEKANFLERIIRPLSFILMFVGIYLTFRMGLMFLKTVNLEVLLLGVLVPALGLSFGYFFAKISMLPLPVCKTVAIEGGVLNSFLALAVIQLSFSQSNADLASVAPFTVAMCSGCEILLILLFYKAKKRCILTIEEKRKKNRPV, translated from the coding sequence atgattagaaaacttTTTATGGTCCTGCTTTTGTCGTCTGTGACTCTTGGAGAAGCAAGGAAATCGTTTCTCAGTTTTCTGAACATAGAAAGGACTGAAATGCTATTTTTCACAAAGACTGAAGAAACTGTCGTTGTAAGGTCAAGTTACAGAGATAAACAGCCAAACTCCAGCTACCTCTTTGTGCAACTAGAAGATCCTAAAATGCTCCAAGTGGTGAATGTGACTAAGACCTTATCAGATGTTACCAACTTTACCATAAACCTGGTGACAGATGAAGATGGGGAGACAAATCTGACCATTCAACTGTGGGATTCTGGAGGTAGGCAAGAAAGACtcattgaagaaataaagaatgtcAAAGTCAGAGTGCTCAAACAAAGACAAGACAGTCTTTTCCAGGCATCAAACCTTATTGATAGAAATATCCTTATGCTTTTTCTACCAATGATACTGTTAAATAAATGTGCATTTGGTTGTAAGATTGAATTACAGGTGTTTCAAACAATATGGAAGAGACCTTTGCCAATAATTCTTGGGGCAGTTATACAGTTTTTTCTTATGCCATTTTGTGGATTCCTTTTGACGCAGATTTTGGCATTGCCTGAGGCACAGGCTTTTGGATTTGTAATGACCTGTACATgcccaggagggggtgggggctaTCTCTTTGCTCTGCTTCTAGAAGGAGATGTCACTTTGGCCATTTTGATGACTTGCACATCAACGTTATTGGCCCTGATAACGATGCCTGCCAATTCGTACATATATAGTAGGATGTTAGGGTTATCAGGTACTTTGCATATTCCTGTTTCTAAGATTATGTCAACACTCCTTTTCATACTTATACCTATATCAGTGGGAATAATCATCAAGCGTAGACTACCTGAAAAAGCAAACTTCCTGGAGAGGATCATTAGACCtctgagttttattttaatgtttgtagGGATTTATTTGACTTTCAGAATGGGATTAATGTTTCTAAAAACAGTGAACCTAGAAGTGCTTCTATTGGGTGTCTTAGTTCCTGCTTTGGGTTTGTCGTTTGGGTACTTTTTTGCTAAAATTTCTATGCTGCCTCTTCCTGTTTGTAAAACTGTTGCTATCGAAGGTGGGGTACTGAATAGTTTCTTAGCCCTTGCTGttattcagctttctttttcaCAGTCCAATGCAGACTTGGCTTCTGTGGCTCCTTTCACAGTGGCCATGTGTTCTGGATGTGAAATTTTACTGATCCTTCTGTTCTACAAGGCTAAGAAAAGATGTATCCTTACcatagaagagaaaagaaagaaaaatcgcCCGGTCTAA